Proteins encoded by one window of Syntrophorhabdus sp.:
- a CDS encoding DUF2238 domain-containing protein, whose protein sequence is MSRSKKYHLILLAIVLAIFAWSGINPHDSWLTWVLETAPFMIGLPIMVLTYRRFPLTDLAYTIIALHAMILMLGGHYSYAKVPLGFWMEDWFGWTRNNYDKIGHFMQGFGPAIYAREIIVRTSPLGRGKWLACFSIAVPLAFSALYEIIEWLASLSDPTDTEAFLGTQGYVWDTQTDMFWCLVGSIVALILLSRLHDRQLSRVALFHPGRGGRETS, encoded by the coding sequence GTGTCCCGATCAAAGAAGTACCACCTGATACTCCTGGCTATCGTCCTTGCCATTTTTGCCTGGTCGGGAATCAACCCCCATGACAGCTGGCTTACATGGGTCCTTGAGACTGCCCCGTTCATGATTGGGTTACCCATCATGGTGTTGACGTACAGGCGTTTCCCGCTGACCGATCTGGCGTACACCATAATAGCGCTCCACGCCATGATACTAATGCTCGGGGGCCACTATTCCTATGCGAAAGTGCCGCTCGGCTTCTGGATGGAGGATTGGTTCGGCTGGACACGGAATAACTACGACAAGATCGGGCATTTCATGCAAGGTTTCGGGCCGGCGATATACGCGCGGGAGATCATAGTGCGCACATCCCCGCTCGGTCGGGGCAAGTGGCTTGCTTGTTTTTCAATTGCCGTGCCTCTCGCCTTTTCGGCGTTGTATGAGATCATAGAGTGGCTGGCATCCCTGTCCGATCCGACGGACACCGAGGCCTTTCTCGGAACGCAGGGCTATGTCTGGGATACGCAGACGGACATGTTCTGGTGCCTTGTAGGCTCCATCGTTGCGCTCATCCTGCTCTCCAGGCTCCATGACCGGCAGTTGTCCCGTGTGGCGCTTTTCCACCCCGGTCGGGGAGGGCGCGAGACTTCGTGA